The following proteins are co-located in the Paenibacillus sp. JNUCC32 genome:
- the gcvT gene encoding glycine cleavage system aminomethyltransferase GcvT: MSSLQRTPLYPLYSDFPSTRCIDFGGWELPVQFSGIVQEHEAVRKHAGLFDVSHMGEFMISGQDAEAFIQNMTTNDVTRITVGQAQYTLMCNDNGGTVDDLLVYKLSSDRFMLVVNASNIDKDLQWLHEHVTGDVAIRNVSAETALIALQGPAAENILSKATSETLGVLPSFHFIQNAQVCGHAALLSRTGYTGEDGFEIYCSAGDAPDIWRGLLTAGKDHGLIPAGLGARDTLRFEAKLPLYGQELSSTISPLEASLGYFVKLDSGDFIGREALQQQKQDGVPRKLVGIELIDRGIPRSHYPVFNGNGEPIGEVTSGTQSPSLKRNLGLALIETPYASLDSEVWVEIRGKKLKAKVVKTPFYKRGAALS; encoded by the coding sequence ATGAGTTCATTACAACGTACACCGCTTTACCCGCTTTATTCCGATTTTCCTTCTACTCGCTGCATCGATTTCGGCGGCTGGGAATTGCCCGTGCAATTTTCCGGCATCGTGCAAGAACATGAAGCCGTACGCAAGCACGCCGGCCTGTTCGACGTCTCCCACATGGGCGAATTTATGATCAGCGGACAAGACGCCGAAGCTTTCATCCAGAACATGACCACGAATGACGTCACCCGAATTACGGTCGGTCAGGCCCAATATACGCTAATGTGTAATGACAACGGCGGTACGGTCGATGACCTGCTAGTTTATAAACTGTCGTCGGATCGATTCATGCTGGTTGTGAACGCATCCAACATCGATAAGGATCTTCAGTGGCTTCATGAACACGTCACAGGTGATGTCGCCATCCGGAACGTATCCGCGGAGACGGCACTGATTGCACTCCAAGGACCTGCCGCCGAGAACATCTTGTCGAAGGCAACCTCGGAGACGCTCGGCGTTCTCCCCTCCTTCCATTTTATTCAGAACGCGCAAGTATGCGGCCATGCCGCCTTGCTCTCACGGACCGGTTATACCGGTGAAGACGGCTTTGAAATTTATTGCTCCGCCGGGGATGCGCCGGATATCTGGAGAGGCCTGTTAACCGCGGGGAAAGACCATGGACTCATTCCGGCCGGACTTGGTGCGCGCGATACGCTCCGCTTCGAGGCGAAACTGCCATTGTACGGACAGGAGCTTTCGAGCACGATCTCACCCCTTGAAGCCAGCCTCGGTTATTTCGTGAAGCTGGACAGCGGCGATTTCATCGGGCGGGAAGCGCTTCAACAGCAGAAACAAGACGGTGTGCCGCGTAAGCTGGTTGGCATTGAGCTTATTGATCGCGGTATCCCGCGGTCCCATTACCCTGTATTCAACGGTAATGGTGAACCGATCGGTGAAGTGACCAGCGGTACTCAATCTCCCTCGCTTAAGCGAAATCTCGGATTGGCCTTGATCGAAACCCCTTATGCAAGCTTGGATTCCGAGGTATGGGTCGAGATTCGCGGTAAGAAATTAAAAGCCAAAGTGGTTAAGACACCATTCTATAAAAGAGGAGCTGCCTTATCATGA
- a CDS encoding PLP-dependent aminotransferase family protein — protein MKLSMMDEKAGKGSLQQLVYDTIAKGIATGEWKESDKLPSVRVMAERLKVHRLTVLKAYQQLLEDGIVEVKYKSGYFVASKAEDVSAEPLAFSPPWEYQARSLYVNRSRLSDIHRHQVDYQMSEALIDPALLPNAFLSNHVKQVFDMYPKVLSTYSSVSGDLELREEMARYFMEKQGIAVHPEELLITTGSQQAIDLISRSLVKSGDAVLIERPTYSPAIDVFVQQNVNLLPIEITPQGYDLEHIEYMMRTEKPKLFYMNPTFQNPTGYTVPVTQRKALVELAERYECILVEDEVYHDIYFGDPPPLPFFYYDTEGYVIHIRSFSKYVAPGLRISVLAARPELMKVIVPVKALSDNGTPLLTQKIFQHYFFSSRLQEHVAKLRIALELRKARMENLLAATDWSWSSPGGGLNLWVRLPETINVDALLQQCLAESVAFVPGRICDPLDRMESWIRLSYSYISEVQLDEGIRRLVEISGRMKLN, from the coding sequence ATGAAGCTTTCGATGATGGATGAAAAGGCAGGAAAAGGGTCATTGCAGCAGCTGGTTTACGACACCATTGCAAAAGGCATTGCAACAGGGGAGTGGAAGGAGTCTGACAAGCTGCCGTCAGTTAGGGTCATGGCGGAGCGTTTGAAGGTTCATCGATTAACGGTGTTGAAGGCTTATCAGCAGCTGTTAGAGGATGGCATCGTGGAAGTGAAATATAAATCAGGGTATTTTGTGGCGAGTAAGGCAGAAGACGTTTCGGCGGAACCCCTTGCATTCAGCCCGCCTTGGGAATATCAGGCCAGATCGCTGTACGTCAATCGCAGCCGCTTGTCCGACATTCACAGGCATCAGGTCGATTACCAGATGTCGGAAGCGCTCATCGATCCTGCGCTGCTGCCGAATGCATTCTTGTCCAACCACGTCAAACAAGTGTTTGACATGTATCCGAAGGTATTAAGCACTTATTCTTCGGTGTCCGGAGATTTGGAGCTGCGCGAGGAAATGGCCCGGTATTTCATGGAGAAGCAGGGCATAGCGGTTCATCCGGAAGAACTGCTGATTACGACGGGATCCCAGCAAGCGATTGATCTGATTTCGCGTTCGCTCGTCAAAAGCGGAGATGCTGTATTGATCGAACGGCCGACATATAGCCCGGCGATTGATGTTTTTGTTCAGCAAAATGTCAATCTGCTCCCCATCGAGATTACGCCGCAAGGATACGACCTGGAACATATCGAATATATGATGCGGACGGAGAAGCCGAAGCTGTTCTACATGAACCCGACGTTTCAAAACCCGACAGGATATACGGTACCGGTAACGCAGCGCAAGGCGCTGGTTGAACTAGCCGAACGATATGAATGCATTCTGGTGGAGGATGAGGTTTATCATGACATTTATTTTGGAGATCCGCCGCCGCTGCCCTTTTTTTATTACGATACCGAGGGTTACGTCATTCATATTCGAAGCTTCAGCAAATACGTTGCCCCTGGCCTGCGGATATCGGTCCTGGCCGCACGTCCGGAGCTGATGAAGGTAATCGTACCGGTCAAGGCGCTTTCGGACAACGGTACGCCCTTGTTGACGCAAAAGATTTTTCAGCATTATTTCTTCTCCAGCAGGCTGCAGGAGCATGTGGCCAAGCTTCGGATTGCGCTGGAGCTTCGAAAAGCGAGGATGGAGAACCTGCTGGCGGCTACGGATTGGAGCTGGAGCAGCCCGGGAGGCGGCTTGAATCTATGGGTACGGCTGCCGGAAACGATCAACGTGGATGCGTTATTGCAGCAATGCCTGGCGGAATCGGTAGCGTTTGTTCCCGGACGGATATGCGATCCGCTGGATCGGATGGAATCGTGGATCAGGCTTAGTTACTCTTATATCAGCGAGGTTCAGCTGGATGAGGGAATACGTCGCCTCGTCGAGATATCGGGCCGTATGAAGCTGAATTAG
- the gcvH gene encoding glycine cleavage system protein GcvH yields the protein MSEIRENLVYSDDHEWALRVDGNVVRVGISDHAQCQLGDIVFVELPETGAAVSAGDSIGTIESVKTVSELYSPVSGTITKVNTSLEDQPELVNGEPYEGGWIMEVEVEGDLDEALGKLLTADAYRAKVD from the coding sequence ATGAGCGAAATCAGAGAGAATTTGGTGTACAGCGACGATCATGAATGGGCATTGAGGGTCGATGGGAATGTGGTGCGCGTCGGTATTTCCGATCATGCGCAGTGCCAGCTGGGCGATATCGTATTCGTAGAGCTTCCCGAGACGGGCGCTGCGGTTTCCGCAGGCGATAGCATCGGCACCATTGAGTCGGTCAAAACCGTTTCGGAGCTGTATTCCCCTGTTTCCGGAACCATTACGAAAGTGAATACCTCCTTGGAAGACCAGCCTGAGCTTGTGAACGGAGAGCCGTATGAAGGCGGATGGATTATGGAGGTAGAGGTGGAAGGCGATCTGGACGAAGCGCTAGGCAAACTGCTGACCGCGGATGCTTATCGTGCCAAAGTGGATTAG
- a CDS encoding RNA polymerase sigma-70 factor encodes MLELYEQYKGLLFHLAYQMTGTVTDAEDAVQDVFVKVQSLPIGQIREPKAYLCKMVTNRCLDEIKSARNRREQYFGPWLPEPIPESYGETYETVENQELLSYAMLVLLERLSPSERAVFVLREALGFDYPEIAGLIDKTEANCRKLMSRARGKMGITEEDLIGVGSVEEEWVNRFFTALSEGNAEHVLSLLADDAVLLSDGGGKVIAAARPVETRERVARFLSGILRQALLEDGVAPEIEVRELNHQTGVVFRQAGNVTGVVFFNIRNGLLQDIYIVRNPDKLTGI; translated from the coding sequence ATGTTAGAGCTGTATGAACAGTATAAGGGTCTTCTGTTTCATCTGGCGTATCAAATGACCGGAACGGTTACGGATGCAGAGGATGCGGTACAGGATGTGTTCGTGAAGGTCCAAAGCCTTCCCATCGGACAAATACGGGAGCCCAAAGCCTATTTGTGCAAAATGGTGACGAATCGCTGTCTCGACGAGATCAAGTCAGCCAGAAATCGGAGAGAGCAGTATTTCGGTCCTTGGCTTCCCGAGCCGATTCCGGAATCCTACGGCGAGACCTATGAGACCGTCGAGAACCAAGAGCTGCTCTCTTATGCCATGCTGGTTCTGCTCGAACGGCTGTCTCCCTCGGAGCGGGCCGTATTCGTCCTGCGGGAAGCCCTGGGATTCGATTACCCGGAAATCGCCGGGCTGATCGATAAAACCGAGGCCAACTGCCGCAAGCTCATGAGCAGGGCAAGAGGAAAAATGGGGATCACGGAGGAAGACCTGATTGGCGTAGGGTCCGTTGAGGAGGAATGGGTAAACCGATTCTTCACGGCCCTGTCCGAGGGAAACGCCGAACATGTCCTGTCCCTGCTGGCGGACGATGCCGTCCTTCTGTCCGACGGCGGCGGTAAAGTGATCGCCGCGGCAAGGCCGGTCGAAACCCGGGAGCGGGTTGCCCGTTTTCTCAGCGGCATTCTGCGCCAAGCACTGCTGGAGGATGGTGTTGCGCCGGAGATCGAGGTCAGGGAATTGAACCATCAAACCGGGGTTGTTTTCCGGCAAGCCGGGAACGTAACGGGCGTCGTTTTCTTCAATATCCGGAATGGATTGCTGCAGGATATCTATATCGTGAGAAATCCGGATAAACTGACAGGGATTTAA
- a CDS encoding DMT family transporter — translation MIIFNYLLMCAIFSTTFLSIKIGVEAGLPPFLSAGLRFLLAGAFIFLWMILQRKAKPSLLLRKEFLLIGMTSTFLTFATLYWAEQHVASGIAAILSATGPMMILMIQSVVMRKKARRSDYWGCAVGFAGVCVLIMPKLAIGSDLIWILSCMVILIGEIGYSVGSLATRKLSFDMPDISPITINAVQMMHGGLALLLLSLFSERGQWTGLTTMPAIGSVLYLTIVGSMLGHSLYAWLLKATNAFFPSTWLFVSPIIALGLGAFLYGETISLYSVLGSLFIIGGILIVNLPELRTRFMSRRMASSSG, via the coding sequence ATGATTATTTTTAACTACTTATTAATGTGCGCCATTTTCAGCACCACGTTTCTCTCGATCAAAATCGGCGTGGAGGCTGGGCTACCGCCATTTCTCTCGGCGGGGCTTCGATTTCTTCTGGCGGGCGCCTTCATCTTCCTGTGGATGATATTGCAGCGCAAGGCAAAACCGAGCCTGCTCTTGCGCAAGGAATTCCTTCTGATCGGGATGACCAGCACGTTTCTGACGTTTGCGACGCTGTATTGGGCCGAGCAGCATGTAGCTTCTGGCATTGCCGCCATTCTGTCGGCTACGGGCCCCATGATGATCCTGATGATTCAATCCGTAGTCATGCGGAAGAAAGCCCGGCGCAGCGATTACTGGGGCTGCGCGGTCGGATTTGCGGGCGTGTGCGTGCTCATCATGCCCAAGCTGGCGATCGGGAGCGACCTCATCTGGATTCTGAGCTGCATGGTCATCCTTATAGGCGAAATCGGTTACAGCGTGGGCTCGCTTGCTACCCGCAAACTGTCCTTTGACATGCCGGATATCTCGCCGATTACGATCAATGCGGTGCAGATGATGCATGGGGGCTTGGCTTTATTGCTTCTATCCTTGTTCAGTGAACGCGGGCAATGGACTGGGCTGACAACGATGCCGGCCATAGGATCCGTCTTATATTTGACAATCGTCGGTTCGATGCTGGGCCATAGCCTGTATGCCTGGCTGCTAAAAGCGACGAATGCCTTTTTCCCGTCCACCTGGCTCTTCGTGTCGCCGATCATCGCGCTGGGACTCGGTGCATTTCTGTACGGCGAAACGATTTCACTTTATTCGGTCCTAGGCAGTTTGTTCATTATCGGCGGGATTCTGATCGTGAATCTGCCTGAGCTCCGGACACGTTTCATGTCGCGCCGCATGGCATCAAGCTCAGGATAA
- the gcvPA gene encoding aminomethyl-transferring glycine dehydrogenase subunit GcvPA, which produces MKHRYLPMTDQDQADMLAAVGAETIEDLFADIPKSVRYNGVLPMSKRLGEPELLKHMRRLADRNADFDRYTSFLGAGLYDHHIPVVLNHVISRSEFYTAYTPYQPEISQGELQAIFEFQSYICELTGMKVANASMYDGSTALAEAAALASGATKRKKIVISRAVHPEAREIVLTSAHGLDLEVVEVGIVNGVTDPDALAAAVTDDTAAVLLQSPNFFGCIEDVRSIEPLVHDKKALLVLSVNPLSLGLLESPGVLGADIVVGDAQPLGIPASLGGPTCGFFAVSEPLMRRIPGRIVGQTVDKDGKRGFVLTLQAREQHIRREKATSNICSNQALLALCASVYMSTLGKAGMQEAALLNVRKSHYAADLVAKGSLSLPFSSPFFNEFVVKLPEGTNVKEVNSKLLEAGYIGGYDLGSSYPELHGCMLIAVTERRTKDEIDQFIGEMEAIV; this is translated from the coding sequence ATGAAGCATCGTTACTTGCCTATGACAGATCAAGATCAGGCCGACATGCTTGCCGCCGTCGGAGCGGAGACCATCGAAGACCTGTTTGCCGATATCCCTAAATCCGTCCGATACAACGGCGTCCTCCCGATGTCGAAACGGCTGGGCGAGCCAGAGCTGCTGAAGCATATGCGCCGCTTGGCGGATCGAAATGCCGATTTCGACCGGTATACCAGCTTTCTCGGAGCCGGATTGTATGACCACCACATTCCCGTCGTCCTCAATCATGTGATTTCCCGCTCCGAATTTTACACGGCGTACACGCCCTACCAACCGGAGATCAGCCAAGGCGAGCTGCAAGCGATCTTTGAATTTCAATCTTATATCTGTGAATTGACCGGCATGAAAGTAGCCAATGCCAGCATGTATGACGGTTCAACGGCACTGGCTGAGGCAGCGGCGCTTGCCAGCGGGGCGACCAAACGAAAGAAAATCGTTATTTCCCGAGCCGTTCACCCGGAAGCCCGGGAGATCGTTCTGACTTCGGCTCACGGTCTCGATCTGGAAGTCGTTGAAGTCGGCATCGTTAACGGCGTTACCGACCCGGATGCGCTCGCCGCTGCCGTTACGGATGACACGGCAGCCGTGCTTCTGCAATCGCCGAACTTCTTCGGCTGCATTGAGGACGTGAGATCGATCGAACCCTTGGTTCATGACAAAAAAGCATTGCTCGTGCTGAGCGTAAACCCGCTGTCGCTCGGGCTGCTCGAATCCCCTGGCGTGCTTGGGGCCGACATCGTTGTTGGCGATGCCCAGCCGCTTGGCATTCCTGCCTCTCTCGGCGGGCCGACCTGCGGATTCTTTGCGGTATCCGAACCGCTGATGCGCCGCATTCCCGGCCGGATCGTGGGCCAAACCGTCGATAAGGACGGAAAGCGCGGCTTTGTGCTGACGCTGCAGGCACGGGAACAACATATTCGCAGGGAAAAAGCAACGTCGAACATCTGCTCGAACCAAGCGCTGCTCGCGCTGTGTGCCTCCGTTTATATGTCTACGCTGGGTAAAGCCGGCATGCAGGAGGCAGCGCTTCTGAATGTGCGCAAATCCCATTACGCTGCCGACCTTGTCGCCAAGGGCTCCCTATCCCTCCCATTCAGCTCTCCGTTCTTCAATGAATTCGTAGTGAAGCTGCCTGAGGGAACGAACGTGAAGGAGGTCAACTCGAAGCTGCTGGAGGCCGGTTATATCGGCGGTTACGATCTTGGCTCTTCGTACCCTGAGCTTCATGGATGCATGCTGATCGCCGTGACCGAACGGCGGACGAAGGACGAAATCGACCAGTTTATTGGTGAAATGGAGGCGATTGTATGA
- the gcvPB gene encoding aminomethyl-transferring glycine dehydrogenase subunit GcvPB: MKPEKALIFELSKPGRVAYSLPECDVPETDAASFIPESLLRSKPAELPEVYEVDVIRHYTELSRRNFGIDNGFYPLGSCTMKYNPKINEDVARFAGFAKIHPYQPEESIQGALELLYTLQNDLAALTGMDQVTLQPAAGAHGEWTGLMLIRAYHESRGEKRTKVIVPDSSHGTNPASATVAGYDTITIKSNERGMVDLDALRAVVGEDTAALMLTNPSTLGLFEEQIVEIAEIVHDAGGLLYYDGANSNAIMGITRPGDMGFDVVHLNLHKTMSTPHGGGGPGAGPVGVKNLLIPFLPKPIVSKREDGTFYWDYDRPQSIGRVKAFYGNFGILVRAYAYIRTYGPEGLRRVSELAVLNANYMMHRLAPYYEVAYPGLCKHEFVLSGRKLKEYGVRTLDVAKRLLDFGYHPPTIYFPLNVEECIMIEPTETESKETLDGFIDTMIQIAKEAESTPDVVINAPYTTVVKRLDETTAARKPVLNCTCG, encoded by the coding sequence ATGAAACCGGAAAAAGCCTTGATATTTGAACTCAGCAAGCCCGGCCGCGTCGCCTATTCCCTGCCCGAATGCGACGTACCGGAAACCGACGCCGCTTCATTCATACCGGAGAGCCTGCTGCGCAGCAAACCGGCCGAACTGCCGGAGGTATACGAAGTGGATGTCATCCGTCATTATACCGAGCTGTCGCGACGGAATTTCGGCATCGATAACGGTTTCTATCCGCTCGGCTCATGCACGATGAAATACAACCCGAAGATCAACGAGGATGTTGCCCGTTTTGCCGGTTTTGCCAAGATTCATCCGTACCAGCCTGAGGAAAGCATTCAAGGCGCACTAGAGCTGCTGTATACCCTGCAGAACGACCTAGCCGCATTGACCGGCATGGATCAAGTAACGCTGCAGCCTGCTGCGGGTGCCCATGGCGAATGGACGGGGCTGATGCTGATTCGCGCCTACCATGAGAGCCGCGGCGAGAAACGCACCAAGGTCATCGTACCCGACTCCTCTCACGGCACAAACCCAGCCAGCGCAACGGTAGCCGGTTACGACACGATAACGATTAAATCCAATGAACGGGGCATGGTGGATCTGGATGCCCTCCGCGCCGTCGTTGGTGAGGATACGGCGGCCCTTATGCTGACGAACCCGAGTACGCTTGGCCTGTTCGAGGAGCAGATCGTGGAAATTGCGGAAATCGTGCACGACGCCGGCGGTCTGCTGTATTATGACGGAGCCAATTCCAACGCCATCATGGGAATTACCCGGCCAGGCGACATGGGCTTTGACGTGGTCCATCTCAACCTGCACAAAACGATGAGCACACCCCATGGCGGAGGCGGCCCCGGCGCAGGCCCTGTCGGCGTGAAAAACCTGCTGATCCCGTTCCTCCCGAAACCGATCGTGTCCAAGCGAGAGGACGGCACCTTCTACTGGGATTACGACCGTCCCCAGTCGATCGGCCGCGTGAAGGCGTTCTATGGCAACTTCGGCATTCTGGTTCGTGCCTATGCGTATATTCGCACCTATGGACCGGAAGGACTTCGCCGCGTCTCCGAGCTCGCCGTGCTGAATGCGAACTACATGATGCATCGTCTGGCTCCTTATTACGAAGTAGCCTACCCGGGCCTATGCAAGCACGAATTCGTGTTGTCCGGCAGAAAGCTGAAGGAGTACGGCGTGCGAACCCTGGACGTTGCCAAGCGGTTGCTCGATTTCGGCTATCATCCGCCAACCATCTATTTCCCGCTCAACGTGGAGGAATGCATCATGATCGAGCCGACCGAAACGGAGAGCAAAGAAACGCTGGACGGTTTCATCGACACGATGATCCAAATCGCAAAAGAAGCAGAGTCTACGCCTGACGTTGTCATTAACGCCCCTTACACCACGGTTGTGAAGCGACTCGACGAAACGACGGCCGCGCGCAAACCGGTATTAAACTGCACCTGCGGATAG
- a CDS encoding NAD(P)/FAD-dependent oxidoreductase: protein MIKDFTCVVVGGGFAGIHALKAIHKGCQKGLNGRKLRLFLIDQGSAHVRKVLLFRPAVSGESITVPWEQVMPEGTRFIQGRVTNIDKESKLLNLEDGRGQEHRMEYDVLVMAVGSVVRQAAPEQGGISLTGMEAAERIRERWQSNLRLAAAETDAQEKQRLMSIAVAGAGITGIETSAELIYAMRAEAGKLRLDPEHIRVHLFNAQDRLFLEGSAKVGKRLERYLTELGIVLHQGRRALKEEQGQLHFLEGAPIPVGLTVWTLGLAPNPALLNLGLPVTADGQIVVDESYRVKDAPGIYGIGDCAHVVDPASGAADRMTCKEAIPQAARLGGIVQADVTGTPAAKHRSVNEGYTVGLGPGHGLVWSRAWGMDLMITGKLAYKVKSFMWNYSSMVR, encoded by the coding sequence TTGATAAAGGATTTCACATGCGTTGTCGTAGGGGGAGGCTTTGCCGGCATACATGCCCTCAAAGCCATTCATAAAGGCTGCCAGAAAGGGCTGAACGGAAGAAAGCTAAGATTGTTCCTTATCGATCAAGGTTCCGCCCATGTGCGGAAAGTGCTTTTATTCCGCCCTGCCGTAAGTGGGGAAAGCATAACCGTCCCGTGGGAACAGGTCATGCCGGAAGGCACCCGCTTCATACAGGGCAGGGTGACTAACATTGACAAGGAGAGCAAGCTGCTGAACTTGGAAGACGGCAGAGGGCAGGAGCATAGGATGGAGTATGATGTCCTTGTGATGGCGGTTGGAAGCGTCGTGCGCCAGGCAGCACCGGAACAAGGCGGCATATCGCTGACAGGCATGGAAGCGGCGGAACGTATCCGGGAACGCTGGCAGTCCAATCTTAGGCTTGCGGCAGCAGAAACGGATGCGCAGGAGAAGCAGCGGCTGATGAGTATTGCCGTAGCCGGTGCAGGCATTACCGGAATCGAGACGTCGGCCGAGCTGATTTACGCGATGCGGGCTGAGGCGGGTAAGCTCCGTTTAGACCCGGAACATATTCGGGTGCATCTGTTCAATGCTCAGGATCGCTTGTTCCTCGAAGGGTCTGCCAAAGTAGGGAAACGGCTTGAACGATATCTAACCGAGCTTGGCATAGTCCTTCATCAGGGGAGAAGAGCGCTTAAGGAGGAACAGGGGCAGCTTCATTTTCTTGAAGGAGCTCCCATCCCTGTCGGCCTTACGGTGTGGACGCTTGGTCTGGCTCCGAATCCCGCCCTGCTTAACCTGGGGCTGCCCGTGACGGCGGACGGGCAGATCGTTGTGGATGAAAGCTACCGTGTCAAGGATGCGCCGGGAATATACGGCATTGGCGATTGCGCGCATGTGGTCGATCCCGCAAGCGGTGCTGCAGACCGGATGACATGCAAGGAAGCGATTCCGCAAGCGGCGCGGCTTGGCGGCATCGTGCAGGCGGATGTAACCGGAACCCCAGCCGCCAAGCACAGGAGCGTAAATGAAGGGTATACGGTTGGATTGGGACCCGGACACGGCCTGGTGTGGTCCCGTGCCTGGGGAATGGATCTGATGATCACAGGAAAGCTGGCTTACAAGGTCAAATCGTTCATGTGGAATTATTCCAGCATGGTTCGTTAG